Sequence from the Ochrobactrum vermis genome:
AGCATGATGCGCCCTTCATCCCGGAGGCTGCGAAGAAGAGTGACGATTGCTTCTTCCGTCTTGACGTCGACCCCAGTGAATGGTTCGTCCAGAAGGATCACTCGCCCATCTTGTGCGAGGGCTCGGGCCAGAAATACCCGTTTCTTTTGCCCGCCCGAAAGCTCACCGATCTGTCGCTGGTGAAATTCGATCATGTTCACGCGAGCGAGTGCTTTTTCTACGGCTTCCCGGTCCGCGCGGCGCGGAATGCGCATCGTGCCCATATGGCCGTAGCGCCCCATCATGACGACATCTTCGACGAGAACCGGAAAATTCCAGTCAACCTCCTCACTTTGCGGGACGTATGCTACGAGATTTTTCTTCAATGCAGCTCCAACCGGCATTCCAAGAATGGATATTCCACCCTTGGCGAGTTTCACAAATCCCATGATCGCTTTGAACAGGGTCGACTTGCCGGATCCGTTGACGCCGACAAGTGCTGTAATTGTGCCGGTTGGTATAGTGAAGCTTGCATTGTGCAAGGCCGTATGGCCGTTTCGGTATGTGACAGTTGCCTCTCTTACATCGATGCCGACGGCCGCGCTTTTACACAACGCGATATGGGTGTCTTCGTGAAGATCTATGGGAGCATTCATTGTTTGAGTCCTTCAGCGATCGTGCTGGAGGTGATTTTAAGGAGGTCAATAAATGTCGGCACGGGGCCGTCCGGCTCTGAAAGTGAATCGACATAAAGAACGCCTGCATACTTCGCCCCTGTTTCACGTGCTACTTGCTCGGCCGGAGCAGGAGATACCGTGCTTTCGGAAAAAACAGCGGCAATGTCGTTTCCACGCACTGCGTCAATCACTTTGCGCACCTGCTGAGGGGTGCCCTGCTGATCTGCATTGATTGGCCAAAGGTAAAGTTCCTTCAAGCCGAAGTCGCGTGCGAGATATGAAAATGCGCCTTCACTGGAAACGAGCCAGCGCTTGTCCTCCGGGATGGTCGCCAATTCATTTCGGATAGGATCAATTGTAGCTTTAATCTTCGCCTTATAAACTTCCGCGTTTGCTGTGTAGATGTCCGCGTTCGAGGGGTCGTTTTTGACAAAAGCATCGCGGATATTGTCGACATAGATCAAGGCCGCATTTGGCGACATCCAGGCGTGAGGATTTGGTTTGCCGCCATAAGGCCCCTCGCTGATGTCGATCGGTTCAACACCGTCAGAAACAACGGCACTCGGAACATTCTTGAGCCGCGAGAAGAACTTTTCGAACCATAGTTCCAGACCAAGACCGTTCCAGAGAACCAGCTCTGCGTTTTGCGCTTTGATCAGATCTCCGGGCGTTGGTTGATAGTTGTGAATCTCGGCGCCCGGTTTCGTAATCGATTCAACTGTTGCGGCATCGCCCGCAACATTCTGTGCGATATCGGCAATAACGGTGAATGTTGTCACTGCCTTGAATTTTTCTGCAAACGCAACGCCGGCGCTTGCCCAGAGCAGAGAGCCACTCATGAGACCGAGAGCCATTGATCGTAAAATGCGATGCAGCATATCTAAATCCTTGTTGCCAATAGTTTGCAATTGCATAACCGATCGATTGTTGAACGGCAAGTGTTATTGCAAGTCATTTGCATAAAGGCTGCGCGGCAATCGCAGCTCAAAATTCCGATTGCAAAACGTAACTACACGTATAAATTGTATAACACGCGGGCGTGTGCATTAATGAGTTGTATTTTTAGTGAGTGATCGCAGGAGGCTTCCCGGCCGCCGTAGAGACGGGGAGTTTGTATTCTCTGTTTTCAGATTGAGCGAGCGAGGTGAAAATGAGCTTAGCGATTGATTTGCCGTTGATTATTTCACCAGATGGGAGGTCGAAGTGGGCGGATGTTGAAGAAGTGCAGATGAGCCTGTCTAAATGTGGTTTAACTTGTAGCACCACCCAAATCGGACCGGTCAGCTATCGCGGAAGCGGCATGACCTTCATCATTCTCAGAGAGCAGGTATGCAATCTAAGATGGTATTCCACCGCGCGCATAGATGAAAAATCGAGTTGCTCGGTCGGAACTGTCTTCATCATTCCGGCTTCTACCGATTTATTAATCTATTGGCCTGAACGAACCGAAGTTGTGATTGGGCAATTTGATCAGCAGCTCTTGCAGGGGGCGCTTTTTGAAAGTTCATTATTGGAAGAAATCAACGACTTCAGGAGTGCTACAAAATTCTCGTGCAAAGAGTCTCTGCCAATATGTCATATGATCTGGGAGGAAATCTGCCAGCGGAGTGGGCAAGGCGGACCTTACTTAGATGCTCTCGGCTTAGTTCTAAGCCACACGATAGCTCGCAGCCTGTTGAATGATAGGGCTTTAATCGACAGCAAGGGCGGGCTTAGCGCAATAGACTGTCACCAGATCGAAACATATCTCAACCAGAACTTTCACAAGCCTCTTTCAGTTCCTGATATGGCTGAGATGCTAGGAATTTCGGCAGGGCATTTTTCTACGTGTTTTAGAATTAGTTTTGGGCAGACGCCTCACCAGTATCTGATGGGATTGAGGCTTGATGAGGCTGAGCGGTGTCTCAGAAAAACATCTATGACGATTAGCGAGATTGCGCGCCATTTGAATTTTTCCAGCCAAAGTCATCTAACGACCGCTTTACGGAAATATCGACACGCAACCCCTGGGGAATTACGCAGGTAGATCTTTAAAGAAGAGTTTGTCAGAAAAGACCTACTTAGGCCGTGTGGACGGATTTGATTAAGATGAAAGCAGAAGCGATTGCGACGATGGATCGGAAGTTTCTTGCTGTTTTCTCGCAGCGTAATGCGACACGTTTGAACCGTTTGAGCTTCCCCATCATTTGTTCGATACGTGCGCGACCTCGATAAAGCGCCGTGGCAAAATGCTTCGGAATATTACGCCTGTTTGATCTGTAGGGGATCACAGGGATAGCGCCAGCCTTTCGCGCAATCTCTCGATTAACGTCGCTATCATAGCCTTTGTCAGCAATGATAGCGCGGTGCCTGACTTGAGGGCCCGTGTCCATGAGGCTTTCAAACTGTTTGCTATCGGAGGCTTCGCCTCCGGTCAGTTCAAAGCCAAGGGGCTGACCATTTCGGTCGGTTTTCAGATGGATTTTGGTTCCGAACCCTCCACGAGACCGGCCGAGCGCTTGACCTTCCTGCCCCCTTTAGCGCCTGCTGCAGATACATGGGCGCGAATGACGGTGCTGTCGAACATAGCGATAAGATGAGCGCTTTCATCAAGCCCAGCCAAAATGGAAAAATAGTCCTCGAAAACACCTGCTTTACCTAAACGGTCAAAACGCTTCCATACGCTGTTCCAGTTACCAAACCGCTCAGGCAAAGCCCGCCATGAGATGTTGTGAAGGGTGAAATAATGCAACGCCTCAAGGAATAGGCGGTCATTTTTAGCTTTCGCGCCAACGGCTGGCAGACAAGTCCGAAAAACCTCAAGTGCCAGTTCATAGTCATTTTCTGTCATCTTGGTGCACATTACTGACCTCCAAATCACGTCAGCAATATGTGAATCACGTCGAGAGAAAGTCTGGAACCGGAAAACTTATACCTGAGTCAATTCGTCCACACGGCGTAGCCATTGCACTGCTTTGGTGATGGCAATTTAGTGCTGCTTAAAAATTCATGGTCACCTTTGCGTATCTGTCGACTTTCGCTTCAGCCATTTGCGCCAGATATGAATCTCACTTTTGCGACGCCAGCGACGGACGCGATGAGAATCATGTGAAAGGACGATTAGTCCGAGTGGGAGCATCCAGAAACCGAGAATCGGAAGAAAGCCAAGTGAGCCGCCGACTAGGAGTGTGCCGCCAAGTGTGCGGCGCATCATGACAGATTGCGGCATTGGTATTCGTCGACCAAGAATCACAATGGTTTTTTTTCGGGTTGTTTCGGCGTATTGATCATTCACAGGCGGATCTCTTCGGCTCATATGTTACAATTCACAGGAGGAAAACGTCCCAGAGAATATAGGGTTTCGAGGGCATAATGCAAAAAGATGAAAAAAAATGGATTTAGCCCTTTGCAAACGTGAAATCCTTTTGCTATACGCCACATCGCTGACGCAACGAGCACCTGTTCCCCGGTAGCTCAGTGGTAGAGCAACCGGCTGTTAACCGGTTGGTCGCTGGTTCGAATCCGGCCCGGGGAGCCACTGCTTTCTTAATGAAAACAGTAGCTTACAAGAAAAGAAAATCCGTAAAGATTTAGATTTGAAGTTTCAGGGCAACATCTGGGGCAACATGTGCATGTTTTCATTTCTGCTTGTCGTTTGCCATTTCTTTTAAGACCACATCAAATTTTCGAATCGATTCTTCGAGCTTTATCATGCCTTCGTTCAACACCGCTGTTGTAGCGTCGGCGGCAGGATCATTCACCAAAGTGTCTGCAATGATCGAAGCACCCGCGAGCAGATGACGTGATGCTGTCAATGCGTCGAAAGCTTCGATGAGCTGTCTGGAGTTTACAGTCGCAAGATTTGAACTGGTCATTTCTTCGATTCCTTCCGAACGGCGTCAATTAGTTGTTCGACTTTTTTGAGATGCCTCTTTGCTATGTGCGCTACCGTTGTGAGCGCGTTGGTTTGCTCTGCATCCTCGATTTGGGGTGCCATCATGAGAATCGCATCCAGCAAAAAAATGGCTTCATCATTCTCATTCAAGATGTCTTGGTATTTCACTTCGGCAGCTATCGGTGCGGTTTCCATTGTCATTCCTGTCGTTAAGAAACTGGTAACTGTGTTTCATAAACATATTCGACAAATGTTTGTTGTCAATATAATTCTGTATCTAGTACATAGAATTATAGAGACGAGGACTGATATGCTGACAATAGGTAATCAATTGAAAGCGGCGCGCGCGCTCATTGGCGTCGAGCAAAAAGAAATAGCCGATGCTGCGGGAGTGCACGTGAACACTATTCGGAGCATGGAAGCGTCAGGGCTTGAACCGATCGCTGGCCGATCACAGAATGTTCAAGCCGTTCAAAGGGCGCTTGAACAGAAGGGAATCGAGTTCCTAAATCATGGGAAGCCGGGTGTTCGAATTATTGGAGGCAACGACTGATGGCTGAAAGTGAAACTTCATGTCGTTTACGTCTTCAAGCCACCGAATTTTGGCTTGATAGAATGGCTGAACTATCGCAGGTCGGTCGCCCAATTACGGCAAGTGATATTGAGACATGGCTGGACATATTAAGGAACGGTGAAGCTGCTGATTATTATACCGAGAACGGCAAAGTAAACCCTGCTCTCTTTGATGAAGACAACAGGATTCGATATCCCGTTTATGAAAGTGTTGCTCTTAGAATTCTCGATATTCTAAGACCCGCTTAATCCCAATTTTCTTCGCCATCCGGTGGGGAATATCGGGGATCCTTTCCCGATGTAAGATGACGCCTATCGAAGAAAGCCTTTACAGCAGGCCAGTACCGCAGATCGTTAAAGAGCGGTTCTTTAGGAGGAAAGGCGTCACGCTCGAGCACAATCACGGTTGACTTAAACGCTGCTGCGGAGATGCCTAACGATCTCGCGATCTCAATGTCACTGACGAATAGCTTTTCAACCATCTTGCCGAAGCCTTTTGTTGCTGTAATTAGCGATGAAAATTGCACAGATTTGCACGCATTTGCACACTTTTAGACAGGCGCGAATGAAATTAATTTCAAATATTTCGGAGCGGAAATGTTACAACATGGTACGCATCGATACAGCTTGTGACAGCAAAAGGGCGCCCGGACGAGGGCACTTCATAACTTAGGCAGCTTGCTGGCGTCTTGTCTCTTCCCAAGGCAGAATTTCTGATTTGAGAAAATATTTGCGCCGTTTGATTTCGACGGGACGCGGAAATGCCGACTCTTTGTCAGCCATCCAATGCTTTAACGCCATTACGCTGACGCCATAGCGATCAATCACTCGACGTGCCGTGAAAAACGCACCCATCGTCATTGTCAGTTTCCCGATGATGCCATTCTAAAATCCCAATAACGCCCGGAGCCCAGTTTTCGAAACGTGGTGCATCACTGTTCTCCAACTTGATCGAGAAGGCGGCGGAAATAGAAGAGGTTCTGAAACGGCATGACGCGGCGTAGACGGCGAGTGTCTGCATCAGACCAATCACCCGTTGACGCATTAGTGCCTGCGCGTATTAACCCTTCGAGCTTATTGGCAGTGGGTCCGAGAAGAATGCCAAGCTTCTCCTGACTTTGATAACGAGATAGTGGCTCGTTTGCACCGATCATTCGGAATGCGTCGTATTGGCCGCCCGTCCATTTGGAGGAAATCGCGTTCATGGTTTCCAGCCAGCCGAGAACACCGGACCGCGAAACGCCCTGTTTTACCCAATTGGCAGTGCTGTTCGGATTTTCTTTGCCAGCGGCGAGGTTATAAGCGGCCTCACCCATCATACCGAGACCAATAGCGGCGATCATGCCTTGAAGGGCCTGTACATCCCGCGTCTGCATTCCACGGAACAGTAGGCGCTCTGTCGCTGACTGCACGAAAGTTTTATATTGCAAGATCAGCGCAGCTGCTGGGTTGCGGCTCTGGAGGAGTAGCTTTTCCTGTCCAGGCGTAATGATCATCATGTCGATGTCGCGGCCCAAAGCACCCTCGAAAGCGTCCCGCGCACCTATATCGGTCCAATTGCCGGTATTTGTAACGCGGACTCCGTCGATTACGTTGGAGCCGCCTTCGGTCTCCAATTCTTTCCAGATACGAGCGGCCATATGTGCATCAATGCCGGATTCTGCCAGCTTACGCACTTGGCCTTTCTTCGCAGAACCTTTGACTATGGCTTCGACTGCATTCGACATTTCATTCATCGAGACCATGCCCGCGCCCCACTTACCAAAATCGGTCCATGGGGTCAGAAGGTTGGTAAGGAAGAATTTGTTCGAGACTTGATCAATGGCGCGTTCGAAACGCGATGTCGGCTTATACATTTCCATGAAGTCGTTAAAGCTTCCGGCACGCATCTGAAGGTACGTTTCTGAAGCAAGGCCGAGCGCCTTCAACTCCTGTCTAGCACCATTGGCAGCCTTGCGCATTTCCGGCGATGACATCATGCGCATCATTGGTGCCCACTGATATTTGAAAGCGCTCGCGAATCCGTAATGCCAGATAGAACCCGCTACGTCAGGAATTGAAGCCAAAGTAACGCCGCCAAGATCAGCGGTCATATTGGCCTTGCCAACGGTTCCAACTATTTGGCCAGCACGGCGCATGCGAGGATCTGATGAAAAGCCGTAGGTTCCACGCACACGGTCGCGAATAGCGGCCAAATCGGTGACAGCAGCATCATACTGCTTTTTAAGCTGCGCGCGTTCCTTTTCGGTTTTGGCTCTACTTGAGAGGGCGTCATGCTCTTCTCGCAGCTTGCGAAAGGCTTCCAGCATGTCAACGTCCCCGAATTTCTCAGTGAGAAGAACGTCAGGCACAACAGTGTTCAAATAAGCATTGATCGATTCCTCAATGTCGGTGTTGAGGAAATCACGCACCATATTATCAGGAATCATGAATTCGCGGGAAGCGAGAGGGCCACGCGCACTCTGATCAGTCGGGACACCGGTACCGATCGATGCGTCATCATAAGGAATACGACCATCTGGATTTCCGATAATTCGGTCAACGATCTGGGAAGAACGGCTTTGAAGATCGGCTACGGTCTTTTCCTGATCTGAAGCGATGATGCGCCTGATAGCGCGCGTCGTGGCATTGTCAGCACCGGTCAGGCGCGGCGCATCGGGTTGGCGAGCAGATACAGCCGTATCTCGCGCTTTCATCGCGGAAATCGCTTCGTTGGCGCTTTTGCCCTTCCACTCTTTCAGAGCATCCTCAATTTGCTGCCACTGCTGCGCTTCTCGCTGTTTGACAGCAATCATACCATCCGTGTCGCCTTTTGCCTGCTTATAAAGCTTTGCAATTTCGGTCTGGGTATCATCAAGTTCTTTCGACAATCCTTCAAGCTTGGTCTTCAATCCAGCCTTGCGGGTTTGCTCGCTCGACAGCCATTGTGTGAAACGTTCAACCGCAACAGGACGCTGTGCAATCAGTTTTTCCTTGTTCCAAAGCCGAGACATATAGCTCGCGGCGGTGCCGGGATCGACATCTTCAGGCAAAAGACCGGCTTTGATCGCCCGATCCTTCCAAGGATCGAGAACATTCTTTCGCAGAAATTGGGCTGCTTCCGCCACTTCAGGAACTTCATGCATGTCGCCATTGCGCAAAGCATCGTCGATCATGCTTTTGAATTCGGTATAACTGGCTTTGTCGCGCGGCCTGCCAAGCGCATCTGAGATATGCGTGGCCTGACGTTGCAGGATATTCGGGTCTTGCGCACCAAACCGATAGCGCGTGAATGTGTCCTCAAGCTTGTCTACGATTGCGACTTTGGACTGCCCGATCTGATTCCGGGCCAGTCTATCAAGCGAGGGGCCTTGGGTGGTAGCAATGCCCTCAAGGTTTTCTTTGAAGATGTAGGGCGTTTCGGCAAGGTCAGCGGTCGCGCGCCGGGCGGACACAAATGGAGAATTAAAAAGCCTGCGTGTGGGGGACAACTTCGCAGTGATGTCCAGATTGGGGATTTTGTCTTTAATTCCATCAGGCACGACTGAGCGAATAACGTCTGTTGCGATATCCGCAGGCGTGCGGACCAGCTCTAACTGACGGGTATCGGTCGCAGCCGCGCCAGCGGACTTAGGGAATGACAAAACATCGTTCCCCCAGTCCACGCGATCTTGATGCAGTTTCGTTTCCAACGATTTCCGTTCGACCCGCGAAAGGAGAGCACCAGCGCCTGCACCAAGAATGCCTGCGAGAATGGTTCCCGTGCCGATGCCGGTAGCGACATCGCCAACATTATAATCTGGCGTGGTCGCATACATCGCAGCTTCACCGATGGCAGCGCTTGCGCCGCCTGCAATTGCGGTATCTGCCCCAAGCCTGAGGGCGGTTTGACCTGACTGCAAACCAGAAAAGAATTTGCCTATCGGCATAAAAATGGTGGGATCGACTAAGCCAGCACCTACAGCGGCGGCCGTGCCGAATGTACCGGATCTTGCAAACGTTTCACGCGCTTGTTCATCCTGATCCCACTCGTACATGATCGCCTGAGTTTCAGCGGCATTGTACGAATGTGCGAACCGCGCTGGATCAGATGCATATTTCGTATCCTTGATCATATCCCAAGGGTTGTGTTCAGGGTCCAACGTGGCCCCGATACCTCGATCATAAGCATACCGCGCAACACGATAAGGCCAGTTGAAAAGCGTGAATGCCGAACCGATGGCTTCGCCAGTGGTTGCAGGGGGCGCTTCGGGGGCTGATTGCTGTGGCTCTGTCGGTGTGAATCCGACTTTCTTATCTGAAACGACGATCATCGGGTCGCATCCTCTGGCATGCGGTTCATCTGCTCAAATAGAGCGTTTGTGCGATCAGAAACGTCTTTCGCGTACTTGCGTTGTTGAATGAGCTTATCGCGTGCCAGTGAGGCCGCTCTGTCAGGATCGAAGAACACGCGCACGATGTTGCCGTCATCGTCGGTGAGTATATCCTCGAATCCGGTTTCTGGATCGACCTTTGCAACGAGATAGCCCGGTAACTGCTTGTTCTGAATTTCGCCTTCGGTCTTGGTGTCGGAAACGAGCGATAGACGATCAATATCCATCCCGCGCGCAGACGCGAATTCTGAAAGTTGATCGCTCATCCAGTCTTTGGAACCGTTAACATCCGGATAGAAGGATTCCGGGGCGTAAAGCATAACCCGGCCATTGACCGCGGCTGATGCTGACCATTTTTCACGCATACGAATAACAGCCTGTTCTTTTGCCTTGCCGATATCGTTCAGCGCACCGTTGCGTTCGCCTACCAGCGTTACATAATCGTTAAGCATCATGCGTTGGGTAAGAGCGTCGGTCGGTGCGTCTGGATTTGTGAACCAGGCATTACCGATCTGTCCGGTGAGATCGTTGACCGAAGCCTTGCGGGCTTCCTTCTCACCAGCTGTAACAAGCGGCCTGACGCGTTCCTGCCATTTCGGGTCGTTCCGCTGCTTGAGCCAGTCTTTTGCCTCTTCCGGGCCGTAATAGCGGACGCGCGCCTGCCAATCTTGCAAACGATCAACAATATCTTTGGAATAGGTTCGCTCAACCGCACCAATACCGACATGTTCGCTCAATGTCTGAAGCTGTTGCATGGCTGCCATATGCTTGTTCGGATCAACGGAAACAGCCGCGCCCGAAATGATGTCCTTGTATTTTGGATCTTCTAAAGTTGCTTCGAACGTATCGCTCGGCATTTGCAACAGCGATGACGTCAAGGAATTCAGCGCCGCCGGATCATCGGAGCGCCATATCTGACCAAGAGCGTTGAAATCGCTTGGACGGAAAACAGAAGGTGGTGAGGAAATCTCTCCGGCTGAAACAAGGGCCATGCCTGCACGCTGGCGGGAAGCTACGGCCGCATTGATCGCGTCGGGATCATTTCCCGAAGGAAAGCCGGATAGCGCCCCTACGGATTGACTGTAACGGCTGGCACCATATCCAATCGGATCATCCTTTAGGGCCTTAGCCTGTGCGGTTTCCGCTTCTCGATATGACTGAACGGCCTGATGCTGTGCGATTGTTGCACCATCAGACTGCATTCCCGCCTCTATCGCGGTGATAACGGCATCACGGTCGGACTTATCGGGATATTGCAGTTCAAGGTTTTGCAGGAATTCTGCGCCGCGGAGAACTTCGGAGTATTTCAGACGCAGGCTATCACTGGTGAATTGTGGAATTGCGTCGGCAAGAGTCTGTATCTCGTCGAGCGAAGGGATATTTCCCTTCGTGAACATCTGTTTGAAGTCGTCGAAATGGAGTTCGTAGCGGTCAGTGACGGCGTCACGAAGGCCTTTGACGTAATCTGGGTCGCGCACCCAAGCCGGGGTGGGACCGCTCGATGCACCTCTGCGCGTGCTGTCATCCTCAATGTGCCAATTCTCATTCGAGAGCGGGAATTTCAGCCCGAAGTCTTTGGCGTGCGAATGCAACCAGTCAACGACTTCAGGCGGAGCGTTCTTCAAACTCTGACCATTATACGAGAGATCGGCAGCAGTACCGTGATTGTGGTTCGACCCCTTCGAACCAGCCACGCCCGGAGGTGGTGCAACCCATTTACGAGCTTCTGCAACTGAGCCGTATTTCTTTAGAGCATCATTCCAAAGCTCAGTTTGACGTTCGACCGAACGCGCCCCGGAATAGATGCCGAGCTTTTCCGCGATGCCGGGAGGAGCGGCTTGGATCAAAGAAGCGAGTTTGTTACCGAAACCCGCGTCCATGCCATCAACGTGACTGGCATCTTTATTACTGCGGGCAAGAAGGAAAGCGCGTGCTTCAGAAGGTCCAGACTGTCCCAACTTCCGACCTGATGATGCATCCAAATTTGGGCGCATCAAATTGCCGGTATAAGATACCAGTGAGCCGGTAGGGGTATTAGCCGATTTTCTGGCATATTGGTCGCGATACATATCGCGGTCGTTGGCCAGTTTCGCAGCTTCCGAAAATTTTCCGGTCTGCCAAAGGCCTTGATATACCGCGGCATAATCCGGGCTGTCGTATCCATAACCGGCTTTAAATTGGTCCGTGAGATCTTTACCTTTCGCAAGGAATGGCTTTGCCTCTTCGTCCCAAATTGCCTTTTGAGCCGTGATACGCTCTCTCATCATTCCCGCAAGCTGGTTGCGTTCTGGCAGAGAAAGAGTGAGGGATGTATCGGTTCGCACACGATCAATGAGCTTGAGTGCGCCAGCGGTGTTGCCAGCCCCTACAAGATCATCGACGTTTCCGACAAGCGAATAGCCTATGGCAGCGGACTCTACACGCCGCTTTTCAATTTCGGCTTGCTTCGCGCTGTATGCAAAATCCGGATTGGTGGCTAATTCGTCCAAGAGCGAAACAAGCTTGCCACTCGTTGACTTGTATTGTTCCGTGTTCACACCACCAGAACGCGCTAATGTGAACAAATCATCCATGTACATTTGCTTTGTGGCTTCCATGTCGCCCTTAGCGACCTGAATGTCACGCTTGCGTCGTTGCTCAGAGACACCTAGCGCAAATTGCTGGCCTTCCTCATCGAGAAGCCCGGATACGACGCCGCGCATCTCTTTTGGGGCATTACTCAGAAATTGGTTCTTGAAGCCGTGCCAAGCACTCTCAAAAGCCTTAACGTCGCCGGTGTGTTCGGTTGAAAGCGCTTGAGCGGCTTTCCTTATATCGAGAGCGGAGCGAGCAGCAAAGCCTTGCATTGCAGCCCGATTATAGGCCCGGCCCGTCTCGCTGTAATTGCTGCGAAGATCGACTTGGAGATTGCCCGCGTCATCTCGATAAGGCGCACTCTGTCCGTCGATACCCGACTGAAACACTTGGCCTTCTTCCAGTTTTGTACCGATACTACCTATTGCGTCAGCGATTTGCATAAATGGATTTGCGGCGGTAGACCCCGATACAGCAGACTGTGGGCCTTGGAAGATTGATTTGCGATCAGCAACAGAAGGGAGACGGGCCAATTTTACGCTCTCTGTTTAGGTAACGAAACGTATCAAAACCTAACAGTGGCTGTCGTTCAGGCGCAAAGCACATCTTGGCGCTCAGATTGTTTCGAAGTATATATCGAAATGGCTCAGGAATTTTTGGGGTGTGGGATGCGGGAAATTCTCGTTAAAATTATATCGCTGCTCGACGTGTCTGAAACAAAACCGTACGAAGCCGAAGGCTGGCAGCGAGCAAAGCTC
This genomic interval carries:
- a CDS encoding M15 family metallopeptidase; the protein is MARLPSVADRKSIFQGPQSAVSGSTAANPFMQIADAIGSIGTKLEEGQVFQSGIDGQSAPYRDDAGNLQVDLRSNYSETGRAYNRAAMQGFAARSALDIRKAAQALSTEHTGDVKAFESAWHGFKNQFLSNAPKEMRGVVSGLLDEEGQQFALGVSEQRRKRDIQVAKGDMEATKQMYMDDLFTLARSGGVNTEQYKSTSGKLVSLLDELATNPDFAYSAKQAEIEKRRVESAAIGYSLVGNVDDLVGAGNTAGALKLIDRVRTDTSLTLSLPERNQLAGMMRERITAQKAIWDEEAKPFLAKGKDLTDQFKAGYGYDSPDYAAVYQGLWQTGKFSEAAKLANDRDMYRDQYARKSANTPTGSLVSYTGNLMRPNLDASSGRKLGQSGPSEARAFLLARSNKDASHVDGMDAGFGNKLASLIQAAPPGIAEKLGIYSGARSVERQTELWNDALKKYGSVAEARKWVAPPPGVAGSKGSNHNHGTAADLSYNGQSLKNAPPEVVDWLHSHAKDFGLKFPLSNENWHIEDDSTRRGASSGPTPAWVRDPDYVKGLRDAVTDRYELHFDDFKQMFTKGNIPSLDEIQTLADAIPQFTSDSLRLKYSEVLRGAEFLQNLELQYPDKSDRDAVITAIEAGMQSDGATIAQHQAVQSYREAETAQAKALKDDPIGYGASRYSQSVGALSGFPSGNDPDAINAAVASRQRAGMALVSAGEISSPPSVFRPSDFNALGQIWRSDDPAALNSLTSSLLQMPSDTFEATLEDPKYKDIISGAAVSVDPNKHMAAMQQLQTLSEHVGIGAVERTYSKDIVDRLQDWQARVRYYGPEEAKDWLKQRNDPKWQERVRPLVTAGEKEARKASVNDLTGQIGNAWFTNPDAPTDALTQRMMLNDYVTLVGERNGALNDIGKAKEQAVIRMREKWSASAAVNGRVMLYAPESFYPDVNGSKDWMSDQLSEFASARGMDIDRLSLVSDTKTEGEIQNKQLPGYLVAKVDPETGFEDILTDDDGNIVRVFFDPDRAASLARDKLIQQRKYAKDVSDRTNALFEQMNRMPEDATR
- a CDS encoding transposase, whose product is MCTKMTENDYELALEVFRTCLPAVGAKAKNDRLFLEALHYFTLHNISWRALPERFGNWNSVWKRFDRLGKAGVFEDYFSILAGLDESAHLIAMFDSTVIRAHVSAAGAKGGRKVKRSAGLVEGSEPKSI
- a CDS encoding helix-turn-helix transcriptional regulator; this translates as MSLAIDLPLIISPDGRSKWADVEEVQMSLSKCGLTCSTTQIGPVSYRGSGMTFIILREQVCNLRWYSTARIDEKSSCSVGTVFIIPASTDLLIYWPERTEVVIGQFDQQLLQGALFESSLLEEINDFRSATKFSCKESLPICHMIWEEICQRSGQGGPYLDALGLVLSHTIARSLLNDRALIDSKGGLSAIDCHQIETYLNQNFHKPLSVPDMAEMLGISAGHFSTCFRISFGQTPHQYLMGLRLDEAERCLRKTSMTISEIARHLNFSSQSHLTTALRKYRHATPGELRR
- a CDS encoding IS5 family transposase, with amino-acid sequence MHLKTDRNGQPLGFELTGGEASDSKQFESLMDTGPQVRHRAIIADKGYDSDVNREIARKAGAIPVIPYRSNRRNIPKHFATALYRGRARIEQMMGKLKRFKRVALRCEKTARNFRSIVAIASAFILIKSVHTA
- a CDS encoding manganese/iron ABC transporter ATP-binding protein; the encoded protein is MNAPIDLHEDTHIALCKSAAVGIDVREATVTYRNGHTALHNASFTIPTGTITALVGVNGSGKSTLFKAIMGFVKLAKGGISILGMPVGAALKKNLVAYVPQSEEVDWNFPVLVEDVVMMGRYGHMGTMRIPRRADREAVEKALARVNMIEFHQRQIGELSGGQKKRVFLARALAQDGRVILLDEPFTGVDVKTEEAIVTLLRSLRDEGRIMLVSTHNLGSVPEFCDRTVLLKRTVIGYGPTAEVFTQTNLEKTFGGVLRHLVLGETDHSGRAAVGVITDDERPFVVYENDGSSARKGGQKQ
- a CDS encoding metal ABC transporter substrate-binding protein, which produces MALGLMSGSLLWASAGVAFAEKFKAVTTFTVIADIAQNVAGDAATVESITKPGAEIHNYQPTPGDLIKAQNAELVLWNGLGLELWFEKFFSRLKNVPSAVVSDGVEPIDISEGPYGGKPNPHAWMSPNAALIYVDNIRDAFVKNDPSNADIYTANAEVYKAKIKATIDPIRNELATIPEDKRWLVSSEGAFSYLARDFGLKELYLWPINADQQGTPQQVRKVIDAVRGNDIAAVFSESTVSPAPAEQVARETGAKYAGVLYVDSLSEPDGPVPTFIDLLKITSSTIAEGLKQ
- a CDS encoding helix-turn-helix transcriptional regulator — its product is MTMGAFFTARRVIDRYGVSVMALKHWMADKESAFPRPVEIKRRKYFLKSEILPWEETRRQQAA